In Montipora capricornis isolate CH-2021 chromosome 4, ASM3666992v2, whole genome shotgun sequence, the DNA window TAGGACTTAAAGAATGATTATTTTGCtaaagcgagtttcaattgagcgTCGAAAAACTAAGACGTAAAAAAGTACTAACTAAAGGTTAGGTAGTCCGTCTTCTCCCCAATAGACTATGCAGGCGACTGAGCCGAAGGATTGGTAAATGCTTTGATACGTTGAAAGTGTTTAAGACGTTAGTGGCGTAGCCACACTGATTACTCTGAACGCTCGTGATCAGGTTGCGAAAGAACGTTGCCTACACGTCCGGGCGGTCAAATAATGCGGTATTCCATTCACTTTTAGTGGAGGTCCAAAGTAAGGCGCGAAAATCGAGTCTCACCACATAGGTGCCGTGCATGCGCATTaccaatacatacatacatactttattggcTCGTACCCAAGGGCTTTTCagagaatcaaccaatcaacgTTGAGATTAGGATTGCTGGCCCCCCTTGCTCGCCCTTAACAAAAATCTCGCCAATCAAAATATAGTTATGCAGACGAAAGAGCCAGTTGTGCATGGCGTAGACAGAATCAACCGCCAAACGAATTCCTGTAGCCGGGTACAAGCGTGGTAAACGTGTGGACAAGTCAAAGCTTAAACGTAGCATGCAAAACCAGAGCTAGTACGAAATTCCTTTGACAGTCATTTAAAAACCGTTATTATTTTGCATTATTGTGACGTTAAAACTTAATGTGCGTACCGTATTGGGGTGGCTTTCACTGAAGCTTTTCGGCCATAAAGCGGCAATCTTTATTCGTAATCCAGTAGGTAAGATCTGGACCATGTCATATCGATTTTTTATGGGATTCTGTGTTTTCTCGTGCGAATCTACAGAAAAGATAAGAAAACACGTCGGCTAGTAACCTCTGTCAAACAAACAGGTAGGTCTCGTAGTCTTCTCTCTCGAAGATTTTTGTTTACCCGCTTAGAATACTTTTCGTTTTCTTACACAAATTCGGTGTTAATTCacagtttttgcatttttgaccTGTCAAATCTTTTGGCTGTCTTCATGGACGCCCCTAAATATATTGTGATTTAAGATGGCCGCTCCATCGCCGAAAATGTCCTACGATTTCTCGTCTCAAAGCGACCTTGGACATTTCCATATAATCTCGGAcattgaaatgaatgaaaaattaAGACCACATCTTACCCACTTCCGAAATCACTAGCAATGAATGAAAATGGCACCCATCTCTTTGCGCGGTGTTTTAGAAAGAGCAATTTTGATCATTGTTTCATGACCTGTTTGTGCGTCATCAGGTGATTCGCAAACTCTGTGTGACCCCCTTCGGCCATTTGTTTGAAGGGTAAATAGCACTATCCTCTGAATAAATCCCTTTCCAATAGTTTACTCAATCTGTTTTTCGGTACAGCTTTTTCCGCCACACTGATTGTGGTTGGTCTTAGAGCCGACATGAGTGGTTTGAGGAGCTAGCAAGCAGCAACTTCCTTCATAATTTACTACCTATCCATTTATTGCGATATTCACCATTTGAGTTAGTAGTAACTTGAGCTTAAGGTCAGCAGTCagcttgaaaatttaaattttgatttacAAGGTCATTTTGAACCACAAAAAGAAGTGCCACTCCGCGCCTCGAAACGATTGTTCCCTTATTCACCAACAAATTCTTGTAGAATatagcggttttcaattaaatctcgaaagtaattagcgaattgctttggttttgcgtttacttcactcagtgattggttcaaagttctcgagccattttttgaaccaatcagaagtgaaaccaaagccAATCGTGTCTTGCGCGTGCAAATTTTCACGCGCTTtgcgtcggctacgtgtaattacttcgacttttgattggtttactggattgtctccgccctttttgattggccaaagtaattagtttggttttggttttacgacacttgattgaaactcactctagaCAGTATTTCTGGTTTTCTCTGACAAAAATTAGAGGCCATGATTCGTTCGAGAAATAGATAATGAAAGCAATTAAAATTCCTTCGTGATTAGTTATGGACACTAACTTGGCTGCCCTTTTCTGCATGTCGGCTTTGGGACTACAAACTACGGTATTATGCGTATTGGAGGACGACCGTTTCCCTCGTGATGTTGCTCAAAACCCGAAAACTCTTGGATGTACTGGTATACTCACTTGATAAGAGACTCCATGTCTTCAAACAGTTTGGTTTTGGTGGGAAGTGTCTTTACGATCAACAGTGGCCGGTTTCTTCGTTTTTGGAAACCAGAGCCTTCAATCACCTGGACAGACGAATTTGCAGCAACTCGATTGTCCGAGTAAAGCTTGAAGTAAACACCCTGGTGGGGACGCTCCGAGAGAATCCACTTATGGACCAACGATGGAACCGAGAGCACAATCGACCTTTCCCCATCCCCGTCAAAATCTGCTGTGTACATTGGTCTATGAGTGTTCTGATCAAAAAGGACAAGGTGTGTATTGTGGGCGAAAGATCGTGTTGTCTTCACCATCACTCGAAGTTTAGCTGACAAGATGCATTCATCCATTCCTAGTTTGGAGTCGGTTAGCCTAAAGACAGTAGCATTGTGATCAGACGAAGCTGTGAATAAAAGCATAGAAAGGGTAAAGCAGTTGAGTAGCATCGATGGCTCCAATATAATAACCTGAGTGTAGTCGAGGGATATGGAATTGCTACAGACATTGTTTTCTACATGCTACAAATGAGGCGAAGGAGTATTTAATTGTGTATCTTTTGCTCGCCTGTCAAAATACGACGTACTATTCACGGCCCCAAaatgcaagaactttgaacacaAACGTGTGCAAACGAAGACATCTTTTCCTTGTATTTTAGATCCCAGCCAGGAAGCCCGTAACCCGAATTAATCAATCAGTTAGTCAGTGTTCgctataggtggtttgcaaccactGTCTAgatacaaagataacaatgttgcaatgtgCAATTGCTGGTGgccgaacaaaagaagctaatgagagatcttttgttttcgtccaccaacatggcggcgatgacgtaacgtgaaaatcATCAATAAGATAAGCTATTCCATGTTTCAATGGAACCTGAGCGCAATAAATGAAGACAAAAAAGCTGGTGACTAAGTCCACAAATTAACCAAAATCTGAATCCAGACCCAGCGGTTGATCCTAAATTAAACGGATAATTTCAGAAAGAACATGAAATTGCCGGTTCTTTGACGAGACTGCTTTGGAATCTCATTTCAATTTCTAACGAAAAGCTGGACGGGTCTTAATGACCGGTCAATCGATTCGTTCGTTTTCTTCATCATCTCACTGCCTTTGCGGCTTTTCATATTTTTAGCCATGCATTTACGTGCTTCTCCTGTTGACAATCTATTTTGTTTTCATAGATTATATTTACAAACGGAAGTTTTCGGGGTGTCGTAAGATAGTCTAAACTAGCAGATAAATAACAATGTCACTAAAATGTACTAATCTTATATCGCATGAagtttctaaaaatagaaatctAGTTAGAGTTCTATACTGCTATACAATATTCTATAACACCCTAAATGCCTTTATAAATAAGGTAAAATGATAAATAACGTGTGGATTGCCTTTGTTGAATTAAAACATATTGAAAATCGATGTCAACCggaagaaaacatttcgataAGTGTTCACGTTTTCTTCTTTTAGCTCGCACATGTGACCATTTACGACACTGACTTTGTCTTCGAGGCTGtggtcaagttttttttttagccacAGCCAAAACAGGCTCTGGAAGTGCAGTGAGAGAATATTTGAATACCATAAGGCATGCCGCAAGCCACccacaaaatataattttcacTGAATGCCTAATAGAACTTTCCTAAGGTCTATTGTAATTCAAACTTGAAGATGTTCATATCTCCAGTTTTTGTTGAGAAGTGCACAAAATTTACTTTCTGATCCTTGTTTGATTCATGATGAACTTCTACATACACGGAGCAAAGTTTTCTGCTTGGCTTAAGAAGTGGTCAACAAAACTTATCCTTGTAAAAAGCTTAGCCCCGCTAAACTGGAAGACTGCCCAGGGCTCATTAAACTTGACTTGAACAACGCTTTTGGCTCTTGGGTATGATTCGTATTTTGAAAACTGACTTCCATTTATGCTCATACAATGATTGTTAAGGTCATTCAAAGTTTGAAACTTGTGGCTATGAACAGAACGAACAAATGAAAAAGATTTAAAGATTTCAACTGGAAGGAGGCACAGTACGGGATCATTAAGTTAAAGAATATTCCATTAGGTGGCTTGAAAGGGTATTCAGTCGTCCAAATCATCGGCATTCAAATTCAGCTCTCTAACCACCGCACGACATTCCTCTTTACGGTATACTTGTGACCCTAGTCagttttctctaggcttaatttaggctccaaaaagcTTATTCAATTCAACCTACAGGTAAAATGAGTATCActaatttaacctaggtaaaaacggatttaacctgagaacggattttaccagCAACATCTGCAAGTGACAATTGCTCAAACTGTCCAGGTAAGTTCAAGGACTTATCATTTCACTCTTTCGTCTATACACCGCACTGACTGCAAATATACACATTTATCAGTGTTAAAATGCATACTCACTTCGCTTGCAATGGtattaaagaaattaaatttacgCTGATCCTACGGACAAAACATCTCCAGTTGTCAACTCGGCGTACACTTTGTTCAAGATTACAAAAAGGCTGTACAGATCAAGTTGCTTGCGGTAGAGAGTTTGTGAAATATCTTTTAATTGGCTGTCAACTGCCAAAATTCTTAGCCATGAAACAGATTTTACAAGTGTAATTTTACTTCAATCAAGCGGACATATTCAAATCGTGGAGGCATGAATTGGCCCAAAGCCACCTTTCGGAGTATTTAATTGACAAGCAAACTGAAAGACtctgaaaaacaagaatttaaaACCCGACAGAAAGACAGTTTTTAGTTGTCATACTGGCGCGAAAACCCATTTCGTTTATTCTACAGTTGAAATATATGGACAAATTTTATATATTCTAAATCATGGTGATATTATACGGGTATAAGAGTAACACTATTCCAGTCATGGAAAGAAATACAATCCCAGGctttttcagttgttttgtCTTGTGCGCAAGTTGTAGTTTTGattgaaattgatttttttttctctttttatgtgAGTAAAGTCCTTGTAGATCAGTTTTGTTTATAGAGAACTGAGGTCACAAGTGCGTATGGTGGATTTTCTTATAGTAGAACCCACAAATTGCTCGAAACAGTTGTTCTAATGTTTGGCTGCAGAACTGACAGGTAACTGACCATTGTTGTGAAATTTAACCAGGCGTCAAACGTCCCAAGAAGGTATCACGAAAAGTATACTTTAAACGGAGAAATGTGTTATGTCTTGAGGCTTTTCACTGAAACCTTTGCTTGCTACCAACATTCAAAGTTTTCAGCTCTTTGGGAGAAGCTTAGCTAGACTCTTgcgaaaaaaaggaatttttgaatCTTTGTTTTAGTCGAAAATCTTTGTTGAAATTGTAACTTGATGTTTGAGATTATCTATCTATAGATTCATTCTTGAATGTTAGTGAACAGCAAACATTGGAAAATGAGTTACACGTGGCAAATAAACATCGCTGGACTAAACCCACGGGCAATTTCTAGGGTAAACCATCGCGGATTTTCTTGGTAAAGATCCTCCGACCAACTTATAACACTTTCTTGAAAGAATTATCATTTGATCCCCTATGGTAAAAACTATGAAAGAAATGCTATATTACCTTCACCTACAAAGCCATGGACTGTAGGTTTTGGATGATTAGTGCTTCTCTTCAGCCTCTGATCGTCTTTTACATAAGCGAGAAACATTCTAAGCAACAATTCAGGGATGACGTCTATTGGTCCCACATTGTCTCGGTCAACTTCGGCGGTAGAGGGAATCGTTTGGTTGACGCAGCTAACGTTCACGATTGTGTATACATTTGCAATAGAATAAACCACTACCGTGAAAATAAACTTTAGATAACTTGCCATGACTTGAACGACAAAGGAACAACAAGCCACGACACAGCTTTGTTTGCTCAGCGAGTACTGAATCACGATAATTACAGAGGTGTTTTCCGGAGACCGACATTATCGAAGCTATCTATATCAAATTACTAAGCAAAGATAAAGCTTGCAGAAAAACAGCAGTAAATATCAACAACGCAATGGATAGTATGACTTGAAGATTCTTTTTTGGGGTACCGGTTCCTCGCACGAGGGTTCCAGAAATCCTACCCACAAAATACATGCGTGTAATAGATGCCCTCGCTAAATGTTATCCATCATCTCAAGTGGCTTACCTTGCTAGCATAAGTGTCACTTTTGAATGGATGCGAGTTTCGGACAAAAGTTTACAGCTTATTGAATCATCTATTCCATGGGGGTGCAACAAAGGTTGTTTAATGACATGTGACAGTAACTAAATACTTTGAGACTGGCGTATGATCAGCCGCAACTTAATCACACTGTATCAGTTAATCGCGGAAAGTAAAACctcttaaagtgctactttgACGAAATTTACATCTTTCGTATgaaagccattttaagacataaacatgtagtctgtaccAAGAAAAGAATGctgttttcaaatatctctttttgttccagggatattcaagtttttaaaatatgcaaattagccaagtgatgacgtcgtAATCTCAACCGAAATTTGATCCAATATGATGAAAAAGAtctctcaaactcattaatagtTCATGAGCTCAAAAGCCAATCAATAATGGATAAATTCGTCACCTGCATGACTTCTGATACCCAACGAAAACCTagatgaaaaccacacgtgttTTGGATATCGTATCCAGACCACACGTTGTTTTCATCTGATTCCTCGTTGAATATCAAGATTTAcacatcaaaacaaaagaaattaaaccaAAGAACAGAGTTTTAAATAACTCATTATTCACAGCGACGGAAAATAGCAAatctacaataaaaataaaacaaattgttaGTAACAACATAATAAATGCAGACAGTATTAATTTATAAAACAACTTTTGGACCGCTTACTTTTTATGTTCCGGTTGCAGTGGATTTAGTGCTTCGCTTCCCACGAATTCAAAAAGGTACCTTCGAATTCCGCAGATAATGCCGTAAAGGGTCCTTGCTGGATACCTTTCCCTCTTCAGCATTCGCAACCTCTTGGACAAATTTGCTGCGCCAGTAGTTTAACGAGCAAGCATCCACACTTTCTAAATCA includes these proteins:
- the LOC138045007 gene encoding growth/differentiation factor 6-A-like is translated as MASYLKFIFTVVVYSIANVYTIVNVSCVNQTIPSTAEVDRDNVGPIDVIPELLLRMFLAYVKDDQRLKRSTNHPKPTVHGFVGEASSDHNATVFRLTDSKLGMDECILSAKLRVMVKTTRSFAHNTHLVLFDQNTHRPMYTADFDGDGERSIVLSVPSLVHKWILSERPHQGVYFKLYSDNRVAANSSVQVIEGSGFQKRRNRPLLIVKTLPTKTKLFEDMESLINPRKLIQRPRRPRAVVRDEGPCSRRSMTVQFRKHLNMKDIIFPRSFESYRCGGHCKFPLDNKVNPTRYAIVLAILYSRFGLAGGGKEPCCVPTKLRKVTVFVKRQGHVKIQSYDDMIVEECGCR